Proteins co-encoded in one Phycodurus eques isolate BA_2022a chromosome 14, UOR_Pequ_1.1, whole genome shotgun sequence genomic window:
- the jade1 gene encoding protein Jade-1: MKRSRHPSSSDESDNASNSTCWSQNSSQARRGRRQKPSEVFRTDLITAMKVHDSYQLNPEDYYVLADPWRQEWEKGVQVPVSPQSIPEPVARALTEKSKEVTFVRPKKLIRTSAAQALGYVDIRTLAEGTCRYDLNEEDVAWLRVVNEEFAKLALPPLDEFATERALEEFERRCHDNMTHATETQEGLGIEYDEDVVCDVCQSPDGEDNNEMVFCDKCNICVHQACYGIQKVPKGSWLCRICALGILPKCQLCPKKGGAMKPTRSGTKWVHVSCALWIPEVSIGNPEKMEPITNVSHIPSNRWALNCCLCKEKMGACIQCSAKNCRIAFHVTCGLHSGLEMTTVLTQDDEVKFKSYCPKHSGLEGGDSGEQDSSGEVENEEGVGSKKGKRRGRVRGDEEEDTAAAPAPGLVSLCLVRQRDPQEKRVNIRKMKLQEMEEVFYQFVDTEEVGRHLKMAPETVDFLYQYWKLKRKANFNQPLLTPKKDEEDSLARREHEVLLRRLQLFTHLRQDLERVRNLTYMVTRREKMKRSMWRVQEQIFQHQVQLIDQELLSRNPSELDLQSLFSTDRLNSPRSHTRSPWNHSEHKTKRRSKQDKGKSRERKGLSDSPPVSKEDTRTLEAKPSQLNESDQDPRAPNHTNDNLALRHTKSPKQEVTAQESVGVKLHRKTARMEAPVPERRREKQQEHDDRKRKRWTEVSETSAGALKGRFGSKALDKTISIRLVDIRSSDAGETRRRSGNSDVINHSKLKDAPLDVPRVSNGSLKGWGKFRIPKRSEKNEPEQSKQLLRPLTYTLPPGPQHPRTRLRTGAENEGGGPEVLDQPCLKRCHTHQLRGDASLSRRYGSDIIRRGVLAS; this comes from the exons ATGAAGAGAAGTCGACACCCCAGCAGCAGCGACGAGTCCGACAATGCCA GCAATTCCACCTGCTGGTCCCAGAATTCTTCTCAGGCCAGGAGAGGACGCAGACAGAAACCTTCTGAG GTCTTCAGGACGGACCTGATCACCGCCATGAAGGTGCACGACTCGTACCAGCTCAACCCGGAGGATTACTACGTCCTGGCCGACCCGTGGCGGCAGGAGTGGGAAAAGGGCGTCCAGGTGCCCGTCAGCCCGCAGTCCATCCCGGAGCCCGTGGCTCGGGCGCTAACAGAGAAAAGCAAGGAGGTCACGTTCGTCAGACCCAAGAAGCTGATCCGCACCTCGGCCGCCCAGGCCCTCGGCTACGTGGACATCCGGACCCTGGCGGAGGGCACGTGTCGCTACGACCTCAACGAGGAAGACGTCGCCTGGCTGCGGGTCGTCAACGAGGAGTTCGCAAAGTTGG CCCTCCCGCCACTGGACGAATTCGCCACGGAGCGAGCCTTGGAGGAGTTTGAGCGGCGTTGTCATGACAACATGACGCACGCTACCGAGACACAGGAGGGCCTGGGCATCGAGTACGACGAGGACGTGGTGTGCGACGTGTGCCAGTCGCCCGACGGAGAGGACAACAACGAGATGGTGTTCTGCGACAAGTGCAACATCTGCGTCCACCAG GCATGTTACGGCATACAGAAAGTCCCAAAGGGCAGCTGGTTGTGTCGGATCTGCGCCCTGGGTATCCTGCCGAAGTGCCAGTTGTGCCCGAAGAAGGGCGGTGCCATGAAGCCCACCCGCAGTGGAACCAAGTGGGTCCACGTCAGCTGTGCCTTGTGGATCCCAGAG GTGAGCATCGGGAACCCGGAGAAGATGGAGCCGATCACCAACGTGTCGCACATTCCCAGCAACAGGTGGGCGCTCAACTGCTGCCTGTGTAAAGAGAAGATGGGAGCCTGCATCCAG TGCTCCGCCAAAAACTGCCGCATCGCCTTCCACGTGACGTGCGGCCTCCACTCCGGCCTGGAGATGACCACCGTCCTCACCCAGGACGACGAAGTCAAGTTCAAGTCCTACTGCCCCAAGCACTCGGGCCTCGAGGGCGGCGATTCTGGGGAACAAGACTCCAGCGGCGAGGTAGAAAACGAGGAAGGCGTCGGGAGCAAGAAGGGCAAACGGCGAGGAAGGGTTAGAGGGGACGAGGAAGAGGACACCGCCGCCGCCCCAGCCCCCGGCCTCGTCTCGTTGTGCCTCGTTCGTCAACGCGACCCGCAGGAAAAGCGCGTCAACATCCGCAAGATGAAGCTGCAAGAGATGGAGGAGGTCTTCTACCAGTTTGTGGACACCGAGGAAGTGGGCCGCCACCTCAAGATGGCGCCCGAGACAGTGGACTTCTTGTACCAGTACTGGAAGCTGAAGCGCAAAGCCAACTTCAACCAGCCGCTGCTCACGCCCAAGAAGGACGAGGAGGACAGCCTGGCCAGACGTGAGCACGAGGTGCTGCTGAGACGCCTGCAGCTCTTCACGCACCTCCGCCAAGACCTGGAGAGG GTCCGCAACCTGACCTACATGGTGACCCGGCGGGAGAAGATGAAACGTTCCATGTGGCGAGTTCAGGAGCAGATCTTCCAGCACCAAGTCCAGCTCATAGACCAAGAGCTGCTCAGCA GGAATCCATCGGAGCTGGATCTGCAGAGTCTCTTCTCTACAGACCGCCTGAACTCTCCAAGGTCCCACACTCGGAGCCCATGGAACCACTCTGAACACAAGACCAAACGACGATCCAAGCAGGACAAAGGGAAATCGCGTGAAAGGAAAGGACTCTCTGACTCACCGCCGGTATCTAAGGAGGACACCAGAACCCTTGAGGCCAAACCCTCGCAGCTCAATGAGTCGGATCAGGACCCCCGGGCCCCAAACCACACTAACGACAACCTCGCGCTTCGGCACACAAAGTCCCCGAAGCAGGAGGTGACCGCTCAGGAAAGTGTTGGTGTCAAACTGCACAGGAAAACCGCCCGGATGGAGGCCCCGGTGCCTGAACGGCGGAGAGAAAAACAACAGGAGCACGACGACCGGAAGCGAAAGCGTTGGACTGAAGTTTCAGAGACCTCCGCCGGAGCCCTGAAGGGCCGGTTCGGCTCTAAGGCTCTGGACAAAACCATTTCCATCCGCCTGGTAGACATTAGATCATCGGACGCTGGAGAAACTAGAAGGAGGTCCGGAAATTCTGACGTCATCAACCACAGTAAGCTAAAGGACGCCCCTTTGGATGTTCCCCGGGTGTCCAATGGGTCCCTGAAAGGCTGGGGGAAGTTCCGGATCCCAAAGCGCAGCGAGAAGAACGAGCCGGAACAAAGCAAACAATTGCTGCGGCCGCTCACCTACACGCTTCCGCCGGGGCCCCAGCACCCTCGGACCAGGCTTCGTACGGGGGCCGAGAACGAGGGCGGCGGCCCTGAGGTGCTGGACCAGCCCTGCTTGAAACGATGCCACACGCACCAGCTGAGGGGCGACGCTTCCCTTAGCCGACGCTACGGCTCCGACATCATCCGGCGTGGCGTCCTAGCGTCCTGA